In a single window of the Terriglobus roseus genome:
- a CDS encoding CDGSH iron-sulfur domain-containing protein: MDIATPAIPETSAAPVKITVKPNGPLRVEGHILLVDADGKEWDLTGKPAISLCRCGASEKRPFCDGAHNRVGFQCMTSPGNLTGK, translated from the coding sequence ATGGACATCGCAACCCCCGCAATCCCCGAGACCTCGGCAGCACCAGTCAAGATCACAGTCAAACCCAACGGACCTCTGCGCGTGGAAGGACATATCCTTCTGGTCGATGCGGATGGCAAGGAGTGGGACCTGACCGGCAAACCTGCCATTTCCCTGTGCCGTTGTGGCGCCAGCGAGAAGCGTCCCTTCTGTGACGGCGCACACAACCGTGTTGGCTTTCAGTGCATGACGTCGCCGGGCAATCTGACCGGTAAGTAG
- a CDS encoding sigma-54-dependent transcriptional regulator, with amino-acid sequence MSEFSGELTNLSPLGKQTAASLRFPLSDDPIGVNAHAAKVQLLVLDDDPPVLKACCEIAAGMGFAVHAANSADEAREAVRLHAIDVVLMDLKMPAGGLSLLEEIRIKRPRSSIVVMTAFATVASAVDAIRLGATDYLTKPFAMDELTGVLERAGQRRSFELESRRVQQNLREQKGHGHLVGSSPVMEKLYRIVAKVALSAHPVLIAGENGTGKETVARTIHTTGPNSTRRFAVVECGQLAPAVLESELFGYSRSAYTGFDRSKDALLTSEEGGTLFLDQVSEMPLDIQAKLLRALQEREVRPPGARQGAPLTVRILAGCSRNLSSLVDQGLFRKDLYYRLNVVGLRMPPLRERREDIPLLAEHFLERMRRESAIGYRFTPEAMRVMSHYSWPGNVRELENAVERACALSSGSLLHMGDLPTQMQSVGGSDDFAGDLTRVDERRSQSGNARGGAGLPAIVSIAELEREAILNTIQQLHGDKLMAAKLLGIGKTTLYRKLKEYGITDS; translated from the coding sequence GTGTCGGAATTTTCGGGTGAATTGACTAATCTTTCTCCGCTTGGCAAGCAGACGGCGGCCTCACTGCGCTTCCCGCTATCGGACGATCCGATTGGCGTGAACGCTCACGCCGCGAAAGTGCAGTTGCTGGTGTTGGATGATGACCCTCCTGTCTTGAAGGCATGCTGTGAGATTGCGGCAGGAATGGGCTTTGCCGTGCATGCGGCGAATTCGGCCGACGAGGCTCGCGAGGCCGTTCGACTGCATGCCATCGACGTCGTGCTGATGGATCTCAAGATGCCTGCTGGCGGCCTCTCGCTCTTGGAGGAGATCCGTATCAAGCGTCCACGATCGTCCATCGTGGTAATGACGGCGTTCGCAACAGTCGCTTCCGCAGTGGATGCCATTCGCCTGGGTGCGACGGATTACCTGACGAAGCCATTCGCCATGGACGAGCTGACCGGCGTGCTGGAACGGGCGGGACAGCGTCGGAGCTTTGAGCTGGAAAGTCGGCGTGTTCAGCAAAATCTTCGGGAGCAGAAGGGGCACGGCCACCTTGTGGGTTCGTCTCCTGTGATGGAGAAGCTCTATCGCATCGTGGCGAAGGTTGCGCTATCGGCGCACCCTGTCCTCATTGCGGGAGAGAACGGCACAGGCAAGGAAACTGTCGCGCGAACTATCCATACGACCGGTCCCAACAGCACTCGCAGGTTCGCTGTTGTCGAGTGCGGTCAGTTAGCGCCTGCCGTTCTGGAAAGCGAACTCTTCGGCTACTCACGGAGTGCCTACACCGGCTTCGATCGTAGCAAGGACGCTCTTCTGACCTCAGAGGAAGGCGGAACGCTGTTCCTGGATCAGGTCAGCGAGATGCCGCTGGACATCCAGGCTAAGCTATTGCGCGCGCTCCAGGAGCGGGAGGTGCGGCCGCCGGGGGCGCGGCAGGGGGCCCCGCTAACCGTGCGGATCCTCGCTGGTTGCAGCCGCAACCTCTCGTCGCTGGTCGACCAGGGGCTGTTTCGCAAGGATCTTTATTACCGCTTGAACGTAGTGGGTCTGCGTATGCCACCCTTGCGTGAGCGGCGCGAAGACATACCGCTGTTGGCCGAGCACTTTCTGGAGCGAATGCGCCGAGAGAGCGCAATCGGCTATCGCTTCACACCAGAAGCTATGCGGGTGATGTCGCATTACAGTTGGCCTGGCAACGTTCGTGAACTCGAAAACGCCGTTGAGCGTGCGTGTGCGCTCTCGAGCGGATCGCTTCTCCACATGGGCGACCTGCCCACGCAGATGCAGAGCGTCGGTGGCAGCGACGATTTCGCCGGAGATCTGACACGGGTGGATGAGCGACGGTCCCAATCCGGGAATGCACGTGGCGGAGCGGGGCTACCTGCGATAGTTTCTATCGCTGAATTAGAGCGCGAGGCCATTCTGAACACGATCCAGCAGTTACACGGCGACAAGCTGATGGCAGCCAAGTTACTCGGGATAGGGAAGACGACGCTTTACCGCAAGCTAAAGGAGTATGGCATCACAGACTCTTAG
- the rph gene encoding ribonuclease PH has translation MTSSTELPQTIFRSGDRKANSLRPTRLIPNFVATAEGSVLIEVGNTRVLCNATVESSVPGWLRNSGKGWVTAEYSMLPRATLTRTPRESERGKIGGRTHEIQRLIGRSLRSVVDLKALGERSIILDCDVLQADGGTRTAAITGACAALALALNRLVAAGTLPKSPMKELVAATSVGIVEGSVLLDLAYEEDSQAEVDMNVVMTASGGLVETQATAEREPYTRAQLSLMLDYAEAGIRDLVVLQQQLLQGPA, from the coding sequence GTGACTTCTTCCACCGAACTCCCGCAGACCATCTTTCGTTCCGGTGACCGCAAGGCCAATTCCCTCCGCCCTACGCGCCTGATTCCCAACTTCGTTGCAACTGCAGAAGGGTCAGTGTTGATTGAGGTAGGCAATACTCGGGTCTTATGCAATGCCACCGTCGAGTCCAGCGTTCCCGGTTGGCTACGGAACAGCGGCAAGGGATGGGTGACCGCCGAATACAGCATGCTGCCTCGCGCCACACTGACGCGCACCCCTCGGGAGAGTGAGCGAGGCAAGATCGGTGGCAGAACGCACGAAATCCAGCGCTTGATTGGTCGCTCCCTGCGCAGCGTGGTTGACCTGAAGGCTCTCGGCGAACGCTCCATCATTCTGGATTGCGATGTCCTGCAGGCCGACGGGGGCACCCGTACCGCCGCCATTACCGGTGCCTGTGCCGCACTTGCATTGGCGTTGAATCGTTTAGTCGCCGCAGGCACGCTTCCCAAATCCCCCATGAAGGAACTGGTCGCCGCGACGTCTGTTGGCATCGTGGAAGGCAGTGTGCTCCTCGATCTTGCTTACGAGGAAGACTCGCAGGCTGAGGTCGACATGAACGTAGTCATGACAGCATCAGGCGGTTTGGTTGAGACGCAAGCTACCGCCGAGCGCGAGCCGTATACCCGCGCTCAGTTGAGCCTGATGCTGGACTATGCCGAGGCTGGCATTCGCGACCTGGTCGTGCTGCAACAGCAACTTCTACAGGGTCCGGCGTGA
- a CDS encoding tagatose 1,6-diphosphate aldolase: MKPSPGKLAGLKAVSDSRGVVAAAAMDQRGSLQKSIGAARGSEASGDDLVVFKELVTKVLTRYASAILLDPEYGLPASRMRNDAGLLLAYEKTGYDAATAGRLPDLLDLWSVRRLKEAGADCVKILLYYTPYEDARVNDLKHAWIERIGDECRYHDIPFFMEPIGYDENGKGEKTLEYARKKPSVVTKTMEEFGKERYGIDILKVEVPVEMGFVSGTTSFKGEAAYTREQAAQLFRDAESATDKPFIYLSAGVTNPVFIETLALAGESGTKFSGVLCGRATWYDGIKIYAQQGAAAFEAWLNTTGVENIKNVNEALKVATPWYRKMGFNSMEELG; the protein is encoded by the coding sequence ATGAAGCCATCTCCAGGAAAACTAGCCGGTCTCAAGGCTGTCTCTGATTCGCGCGGAGTCGTCGCAGCCGCGGCCATGGACCAGCGTGGATCGCTGCAGAAGTCGATCGGTGCCGCACGCGGCTCGGAAGCCAGCGGCGACGATCTGGTTGTCTTCAAGGAACTGGTGACCAAGGTGCTGACCCGTTACGCTTCGGCCATCCTGCTGGACCCGGAGTACGGTCTTCCTGCGTCGCGGATGCGGAACGATGCGGGGTTGTTGCTGGCTTACGAGAAGACCGGTTATGACGCTGCCACGGCCGGCCGTCTGCCCGATCTGCTGGACCTGTGGAGCGTTCGCCGCCTGAAGGAAGCCGGCGCGGACTGCGTCAAGATTCTGCTTTATTACACGCCATACGAGGATGCGCGCGTCAACGATCTAAAGCACGCGTGGATCGAGCGCATCGGCGATGAGTGCCGTTACCACGACATCCCCTTCTTCATGGAGCCCATCGGCTACGACGAAAATGGCAAGGGTGAGAAGACGCTCGAGTACGCGCGCAAGAAGCCCTCCGTCGTCACCAAGACAATGGAAGAGTTCGGCAAGGAGCGCTACGGCATCGACATCCTCAAGGTCGAAGTTCCGGTTGAGATGGGCTTCGTCTCCGGCACTACATCCTTCAAGGGTGAGGCAGCCTACACCCGCGAGCAGGCAGCACAGCTCTTCCGTGATGCCGAGTCTGCAACCGACAAGCCGTTCATCTATCTCTCAGCTGGTGTGACGAATCCCGTCTTCATCGAGACCTTGGCACTTGCAGGCGAGAGTGGCACCAAGTTCAGCGGCGTCCTCTGTGGCCGCGCCACCTGGTACGACGGCATCAAGATCTACGCGCAGCAGGGTGCAGCAGCCTTCGAAGCATGGCTCAACACCACCGGCGTAGAGAACATCAAGAACGTCAACGAAGCCCTGAAGGTTGCAACGCCCTGGTACAGGAAGATGGGCTTCAACTCCATGGAAGAACTCGGCTAA
- the guaA gene encoding glutamine-hydrolyzing GMP synthase, with amino-acid sequence MDSSTVVILDFGAQYTQLIARRVREFNVFSVVLPCTAPLDAITALNPIGIVLSGGPSSVYDADAPKADAAVLDLGLPVLGICYGMQFMAHHLGGKVVPSDKREYGDAVVDVVQTNKLFADLPDELQVWMSHGDSVVDLPTGFNVAAKTETALASIANEATRMYAVQWHPEVAHSKQGTALLKNFVLNICGAQANWTPAHFVETTVDAIRKQVGSGHAICALSGGVDSAVAAVLVSKAIGDRLTCIFVNNGVLRKNEFAQVQANMREKLGLKVVAVDASKRFLQQLGGITDPETKRKIIGREFITVFDDEAARILKEQEKHGELQHDATGNEIAWLVQGTLYPDVIESSSVKGPSQTIKSHHNVGGLPENMKLKLIEPLRDLFKDEVRRVGRDLGMPDDVLDRQPFPGPGLAVRIVGEITPERVEILQNADDIVVYEIKKAGLYKKIWQSFAVLLPVKSVGVMGDQRTYAYTCAIRAVHSEDGMTADWVPLPYEVLKTISSRIVNEVRGINRVVYDITSKPPGTIEWE; translated from the coding sequence GTGGACAGTTCAACCGTCGTTATCCTCGATTTCGGTGCGCAGTACACGCAGCTGATTGCGCGTCGCGTCCGTGAGTTCAATGTATTTTCCGTAGTCCTGCCTTGCACGGCCCCGCTGGATGCCATCACAGCGCTCAACCCCATTGGCATCGTGCTCTCTGGTGGACCGAGTTCTGTGTATGACGCAGACGCGCCAAAGGCTGACGCTGCGGTGCTGGATCTTGGCTTGCCTGTGCTCGGGATCTGCTACGGCATGCAGTTTATGGCGCATCATCTCGGTGGCAAGGTTGTGCCGTCAGACAAGCGTGAGTATGGCGATGCCGTGGTCGATGTCGTCCAGACAAATAAGCTCTTCGCTGATCTTCCCGACGAGTTGCAGGTGTGGATGTCACACGGCGACAGCGTCGTCGATCTGCCGACAGGCTTCAACGTCGCCGCGAAGACGGAGACTGCGCTCGCCTCCATCGCCAATGAAGCGACGCGGATGTACGCGGTGCAGTGGCACCCCGAGGTAGCACATAGTAAGCAGGGAACTGCGCTGCTCAAGAACTTCGTGCTCAACATCTGCGGCGCCCAGGCGAACTGGACGCCCGCTCACTTCGTCGAGACGACCGTTGACGCGATCCGCAAGCAGGTGGGTTCAGGTCATGCGATCTGTGCGCTTTCGGGCGGTGTGGATTCCGCGGTAGCAGCAGTCCTGGTTTCGAAAGCCATTGGTGATCGGCTGACTTGCATCTTCGTAAACAACGGTGTACTGCGTAAGAACGAGTTCGCACAGGTGCAGGCGAACATGCGCGAGAAGCTGGGCCTTAAGGTTGTTGCGGTCGACGCGTCGAAGCGCTTCCTGCAGCAGCTTGGTGGTATTACAGATCCTGAAACCAAGCGCAAGATCATCGGTCGCGAATTCATCACGGTCTTCGATGATGAAGCAGCCCGCATCCTGAAAGAACAGGAGAAGCACGGTGAACTGCAGCACGACGCGACCGGCAACGAGATCGCGTGGCTGGTTCAGGGAACTCTGTACCCGGATGTCATCGAGTCCTCCAGCGTCAAGGGACCGTCGCAGACCATCAAGAGCCATCACAACGTGGGTGGCCTGCCCGAGAACATGAAGCTCAAGCTCATCGAGCCGCTGCGTGACCTGTTCAAGGATGAAGTTCGCCGAGTAGGCCGCGACCTTGGCATGCCGGACGATGTGCTGGATCGCCAGCCGTTCCCAGGACCGGGTCTTGCCGTACGCATCGTCGGCGAGATCACCCCGGAACGAGTGGAGATCCTGCAGAACGCGGACGACATTGTCGTCTACGAGATCAAGAAGGCCGGCCTGTACAAGAAGATCTGGCAGAGCTTCGCAGTTCTGCTTCCGGTGAAGTCTGTCGGTGTGATGGGCGACCAGCGGACATACGCCTACACTTGCGCGATCCGCGCGGTACATAGCGAAGATGGCATGACTGCCGACTGGGTACCTCTGCCGTACGAGGTCCTGAAGACCATCAGCAGCCGCATTGTGAATGAAGTTCGCGGCATTAACCGCGTGGTTTATGACATAACGTCGAAGCCACCGGGCACGATCGAGTGGGAATAG
- the leuS gene encoding leucine--tRNA ligase: MKLMPDENISALLTEETKRYTPNEIEPRWQAVWDANPALYAAEPHSSGKPKYYVLEMLPYPSGKLHMGHVRNYSIGDALARYQWMNGFNVLHPMGWDSFGLPAENAAIKNNTAPREWTLNNIAEMRKQMQRMGLSYDWAREVTTCLPEYYRWNQWIFLEMLKRDLAFRRKSKVNWCPSCNTVLANEQVVSGCCWRHEDVLVEQRDLTQWFFRITKYADELLDGLDTMEGWPEKVRTMQRNWIGRSEGAEVQFHVTGTQDTITVFTTRIDTIFGATSIQLAPEHALAKAFAVEDAHLGEALDAMIAEQKTARDTDMLGELPKHGVFTGKYATNPFTGEQMPIWCANYILADYGTGAIMSVPAHDERDFEFATKYDLPIKRVVAANIDTDDVALPYTGKAEAVLIDSGEWTGEAALEAQEKMAKYAEANGFGKATTTYRLKDWGVSRQRYWGTPIPVVYCDKCGMQPVPEDQLPVLLPENIDLADVDGSPLARVPEFVNTTCPQCDGPARRETDTMDTFVDSSWYFYRYTDAKNDKAPFASEAANYWFPIDQYIGGVEHAILHLIYSRYWTKVMRDIGLINNSEPATRLFTQGMVIKNGAKMSKSKGNVVSPDDMIAKYGADATRMYSLFAAPPDRDLEWQEEGVAGVYRFLSRIHRLATKYAPAMRASEHTQTLEGLSVDGQKLLRTLHQTIAKLTQDFSGRWHFNTCIASIMILVNEIVTNEAAMDNGDISPATQREVFRVLTLMLAPFAPFLAQELWTELGHDGIVFRQPWPVADAELARENEIEIPVQVNGKLVAVIKVAAEADVEAIKAAAHANEKVTARLEGKQIVKVVAVPGKLVNFVVKG; encoded by the coding sequence ATGAAGTTGATGCCCGACGAAAATATTTCTGCCTTACTGACCGAAGAGACAAAGCGTTACACACCCAACGAGATCGAGCCGAGATGGCAGGCCGTTTGGGATGCGAATCCTGCGCTGTACGCTGCGGAACCGCATAGCAGCGGCAAGCCGAAGTACTACGTGCTCGAGATGCTGCCGTATCCGTCCGGCAAGCTGCACATGGGCCATGTGCGCAACTACAGCATTGGCGATGCGTTAGCTCGCTACCAGTGGATGAACGGCTTCAACGTGCTGCATCCCATGGGCTGGGATTCGTTCGGCCTGCCCGCTGAGAATGCTGCGATCAAGAACAACACCGCTCCGCGCGAGTGGACGCTGAACAACATCGCGGAGATGCGCAAGCAGATGCAGCGCATGGGCCTGAGCTATGACTGGGCTCGCGAGGTTACGACGTGCCTGCCGGAGTACTACCGCTGGAACCAGTGGATCTTCCTGGAGATGCTGAAGCGCGACCTGGCCTTCCGGCGGAAGAGCAAGGTGAACTGGTGCCCGAGTTGCAATACGGTGCTGGCGAATGAGCAGGTCGTCAGCGGTTGCTGCTGGCGTCATGAAGACGTGCTCGTCGAGCAGCGCGACCTGACGCAGTGGTTCTTCCGCATTACGAAGTACGCGGACGAGCTTCTGGACGGCCTGGACACGATGGAAGGCTGGCCGGAGAAGGTCCGCACCATGCAGCGCAACTGGATCGGCCGCAGCGAAGGCGCGGAGGTGCAGTTCCACGTCACCGGCACGCAGGATACGATCACCGTCTTCACGACGCGCATCGATACGATCTTTGGTGCAACGTCGATCCAGTTGGCGCCGGAGCATGCGCTGGCGAAGGCCTTCGCGGTCGAAGACGCGCACCTTGGCGAGGCTCTCGACGCGATGATCGCGGAGCAGAAGACCGCTCGCGATACGGACATGCTGGGTGAGCTGCCGAAGCACGGTGTCTTCACCGGCAAGTATGCGACGAACCCGTTCACGGGCGAGCAGATGCCGATCTGGTGCGCGAACTATATCCTCGCCGACTACGGCACAGGCGCCATCATGTCCGTGCCTGCGCACGATGAGCGTGACTTTGAGTTTGCGACGAAGTATGACCTGCCGATCAAGCGCGTCGTCGCTGCGAACATCGACACCGACGACGTCGCCTTGCCATATACCGGCAAGGCTGAGGCCGTGCTGATCGACAGTGGCGAGTGGACCGGTGAGGCTGCTCTGGAAGCGCAGGAGAAGATGGCGAAGTATGCCGAGGCAAATGGCTTCGGCAAGGCCACGACGACCTATCGCCTGAAGGACTGGGGCGTCTCGCGCCAGCGGTATTGGGGCACGCCGATTCCCGTTGTGTACTGCGACAAGTGCGGGATGCAGCCGGTGCCGGAAGACCAGTTGCCGGTGCTGCTGCCGGAGAACATCGACCTGGCGGATGTCGACGGATCGCCGCTGGCGCGTGTGCCGGAGTTTGTGAATACCACTTGTCCGCAGTGCGATGGGCCCGCGCGTCGCGAGACCGACACGATGGATACTTTCGTGGATTCGAGCTGGTACTTCTATCGCTACACGGACGCGAAGAACGACAAAGCTCCGTTTGCGAGTGAGGCTGCGAACTACTGGTTCCCGATCGATCAGTACATCGGTGGCGTCGAGCACGCGATCCTTCACCTGATCTACTCGCGCTACTGGACGAAGGTGATGCGCGACATCGGCCTCATCAACAACAGCGAGCCTGCGACGCGCCTGTTCACGCAGGGCATGGTGATCAAGAACGGCGCGAAGATGTCGAAGAGCAAGGGAAACGTAGTCTCGCCTGACGACATGATTGCGAAGTATGGCGCGGATGCGACGCGCATGTATTCGCTCTTCGCTGCTCCACCGGACCGTGATCTGGAGTGGCAGGAGGAGGGTGTTGCCGGCGTCTATCGCTTCCTGTCGCGCATCCATCGCCTGGCTACGAAGTACGCTCCCGCGATGCGCGCGAGTGAGCACACGCAGACGCTGGAAGGCTTGTCTGTCGACGGCCAGAAGCTGCTGCGCACGTTGCACCAGACCATTGCGAAGCTGACCCAGGACTTCAGTGGACGCTGGCACTTCAATACCTGCATTGCGAGCATCATGATCCTCGTCAACGAGATCGTGACAAACGAAGCGGCGATGGACAACGGTGATATCTCGCCGGCGACGCAGCGCGAGGTCTTCCGAGTGTTGACGCTGATGCTCGCGCCTTTCGCTCCGTTCCTGGCGCAGGAGTTGTGGACCGAGTTGGGCCATGACGGTATCGTCTTCCGTCAGCCATGGCCTGTGGCCGATGCGGAATTGGCTCGTGAGAACGAGATCGAGATTCCGGTGCAGGTGAACGGCAAGCTCGTGGCCGTCATCAAGGTGGCAGCCGAGGCAGACGTCGAGGCCATCAAGGCTGCGGCGCATGCGAACGAGAAGGTGACGGCGCGGCTGGAGGGGAAGCAGATCGTCAAGGTCGTCGCGGTTCCTGGCAAGCTGGTGAACTTCGTCGTGAAGGGCTGA
- the tnpA gene encoding IS200/IS605 family transposase, which translates to MSQSLSRVLVHIVFSTKERRPWLSDAIRLEMHAYLVGTVQADDVLLRVGGVADHVHLAVYLARTEPVARLVERLKVSSSKWIKAKDPEFSNFAWQKGYAVFSVGLRDKAALIEYIDNQATHHVRRDFQAEMRAMFAAYDVDFDERFVWS; encoded by the coding sequence ATGTCGCAGTCTCTCTCGCGGGTGTTGGTGCACATCGTCTTTAGTACCAAGGAACGTCGCCCATGGTTGTCGGACGCAATCCGTCTCGAGATGCACGCGTATCTGGTAGGAACCGTGCAGGCAGACGATGTTCTGCTGCGCGTTGGTGGAGTTGCGGACCATGTGCATCTTGCCGTCTATCTAGCGAGAACGGAACCGGTCGCCAGACTGGTTGAGCGTCTAAAGGTCTCGTCCTCGAAATGGATCAAGGCAAAGGATCCGGAATTCTCGAACTTTGCATGGCAGAAGGGCTACGCCGTGTTCTCCGTTGGGCTGAGAGACAAGGCAGCATTGATCGAATACATCGATAACCAGGCGACGCATCACGTGCGACGTGACTTTCAGGCAGAGATGCGCGCCATGTTTGCAGCCTATGACGTTGACTTCGACGAGAGGTTCGTTTGGTCTTGA
- a CDS encoding fumarate hydratase has product MTQIKQEDFISSVADALQYISFYHPADYIRNLARAYELEESVAAKDAIAQILINSRMCAEGHRPICQDTGIVTIFLKIGMGVQFADATMDIQGMCDEGVRRAYGDKDNPLRASVLADPAFSRKNTKDNTPSCVVTELVAGNGVDVIVAAKGGGSEAKSKFAMLNPSDSIVDWVMKMVPQMGAGWCPPGMLGIGIGGTAEKAMLLAKKALMDPIDMQELIARGPQSKIEELRIELYQKVNALGIGAQGLGGLTTVLDIKILDAPTHAANLPVAMIPNCAATRHAHFHLGGSGPAKLEAPSLADWPELTYNPLNARRVNLDTVTRAEVATWKAGEVVLLNGKLLTGRDAAHKRMIDMLNRGEKLPVDFTNRFIYYVGPVDPVREEVVGPAGPTTATRMDKFTRQMLETTHLLGMVGKSERGPEAIDAIRDNGAVYLMAVGGAAYLVSKAIKASRVLAFEDLGMEAIYEFEVVDMPVTVAVSADGTSVHTTGPAEWAARIAGGGSLAGVPILQ; this is encoded by the coding sequence ATGACCCAGATCAAGCAGGAAGACTTCATCAGCAGCGTGGCGGACGCGCTGCAGTACATCAGCTTCTATCACCCGGCCGACTACATCCGGAATCTGGCTCGTGCGTACGAGTTGGAGGAGTCGGTCGCGGCCAAGGACGCGATCGCTCAGATCCTGATCAACAGCCGCATGTGCGCGGAGGGCCACCGGCCCATCTGCCAGGACACCGGCATCGTCACCATCTTCCTGAAGATCGGCATGGGCGTGCAATTTGCCGACGCGACCATGGACATCCAGGGCATGTGCGACGAAGGCGTTCGACGCGCCTATGGCGACAAGGACAATCCGCTGCGCGCTTCGGTTCTCGCAGACCCTGCATTCAGCCGCAAAAACACGAAGGACAACACGCCATCGTGCGTGGTGACGGAGCTGGTTGCGGGCAATGGCGTTGACGTCATCGTGGCGGCAAAGGGCGGTGGCAGCGAGGCGAAGAGCAAGTTTGCCATGCTGAACCCGTCGGACAGCATCGTTGACTGGGTGATGAAGATGGTGCCGCAGATGGGCGCGGGCTGGTGTCCGCCGGGCATGCTCGGCATCGGCATCGGCGGCACGGCAGAAAAGGCAATGCTGCTGGCGAAGAAAGCCCTCATGGATCCCATCGATATGCAGGAGCTGATCGCGCGTGGACCGCAGTCGAAGATCGAAGAGTTGCGCATCGAGCTCTACCAGAAGGTGAACGCCCTCGGTATCGGAGCGCAGGGGCTCGGCGGCCTGACCACCGTGCTCGACATCAAGATTCTCGACGCGCCGACTCACGCAGCAAACCTGCCGGTTGCCATGATCCCGAACTGTGCAGCCACGCGTCATGCGCACTTTCACCTGGGTGGCAGCGGCCCCGCGAAGCTGGAGGCACCATCACTGGCCGATTGGCCAGAGCTGACCTACAACCCGCTGAATGCGCGCCGCGTGAATCTCGACACGGTGACTCGCGCGGAAGTGGCGACGTGGAAGGCCGGGGAGGTTGTGCTGCTGAACGGTAAGCTGCTGACCGGCCGCGACGCTGCGCACAAGCGCATGATCGACATGTTGAACCGCGGTGAGAAGCTGCCGGTCGACTTCACCAATCGCTTCATCTACTACGTCGGTCCGGTGGATCCTGTTCGCGAAGAAGTCGTCGGTCCCGCAGGCCCAACCACTGCTACACGCATGGACAAGTTCACCCGCCAGATGCTGGAGACGACGCACCTGCTCGGCATGGTCGGCAAGAGCGAGCGCGGCCCCGAGGCGATCGATGCGATCCGTGACAACGGAGCCGTTTACTTGATGGCTGTCGGCGGCGCGGCCTACCTCGTTTCGAAAGCAATCAAGGCTTCGCGTGTGCTCGCCTTTGAAGACCTGGGAATGGAAGCTATCTACGAGTTTGAAGTGGTCGATATGCCGGTGACGGTAGCGGTAAGCGCCGACGGCACCAGCGTCCACACCACCGGCCCGGCAGAGTGGGCAGCGCGCATCGCCGGCGGCGGGAGCCTGGCAGGCGTGCCGATCCTGCAGTAG